In Gimesia benthica, a single window of DNA contains:
- a CDS encoding efflux RND transporter permease subunit, with product MIRSILDFCIHQRLLILMLSVSLIGWGWYSAQNVPIDAIPDVGENQVIVLAEWAGRSPKDVEDQVTYPLSIALQAVPGSRSVRGKSMFGFSFVQVTFDDDVDFYWARSRVVEQLTTVTGSLPEGVVPALAPDATALGQIYYYVLEPPADMDLAELRSKQDFFIKYALQSVDGVAEVASIGGYVKQYQVEVDPDELRYHNIPLSQVIESVKASNIDVGAKTVETSGMEFIVRGKGFIGADKTEQETIEQINNTVITTTRGVPIRVSDVAQVQTGPAFRRGALDLNGQEAVGGVVVMRYGENPRKVIERVQAKIASLESELGGIKIQGIYDRSQLIDETVSTLTEALLQETVITIVVMVLFLLHVRASIIIAITLPMAVLMSFIAMKMFGVDANIMSLAGIAIAIGTMVDMGIIILENIYGSLADWEAEGAPGGPQQRLAVIRESAAEVIPAVITAVSTTIISFLPVFFLTGRDHRLFTPLAWTKSFALISSLIVAVVILPMLCRIFLRSTRISRWVQLAGAAGVACLTSSLCWFVWGDYIADGSTLTLFAATLFAAVAGFLLGWWVTSEKIRSMEENPASRFVRFLYAGRLKLALQHKLLMLSLPAAIVVLGAGAWVGLPTVLRPVEKVVELLGADLNQVPGYVDVKHVFTGLKSDDWIALDEGSWFYMPSLYPAASFSQTMEILQAQDTLIKGIPEVEHVLGKIGRVESALDPAPAAMVETYVMLKPRSTWREGMTPRKIWDEINQVATLPGVTPASPLQPIEGRVVMLQSGIKASMAIRVYGDDLEGLSQASLAVAKHLKQNRFVNAGTVNPDIVMGKPYYEFEVDREEAARYGMTTTMVNQIVSAGLGGLDVTTTVEGRERYPIQVRFERSVRKDLKDLQKVSVVTSAGDIVPLERLADVTTTWGPGAINSEDARLVAHVAFSPSGVSGDLETVEQVMADLRTARESGALTFPAGNFELQAVGSFQNQIEANRRLMWIIPTVLLVNLLIIYLGFQDFAISTIVFSGIPVAFAGGMIAVAWMGVDMNTAVWVGFIALFGIAVDDGVVMATYIQQTLKRQPVNDIVDLREAIYTAGLKRIRPCVMTTLTTIFALLPVLMSDGRGADVARAMALPVLGGMLVEPFTTFIVPAIYCAYLEFKLNAGLSVQAQHQNLPQVGSQNPQFDPAFSGPAS from the coding sequence ATGATTCGCAGCATTCTCGATTTCTGTATTCACCAGCGGCTCCTGATTCTGATGTTGTCTGTGTCACTCATCGGCTGGGGCTGGTATTCGGCTCAAAATGTACCCATTGATGCGATTCCTGACGTGGGAGAAAATCAGGTGATTGTGCTCGCTGAATGGGCGGGACGCTCTCCCAAAGATGTGGAGGATCAGGTTACATATCCACTCTCCATCGCCCTGCAGGCGGTACCGGGTTCTCGCAGTGTCCGCGGTAAGAGCATGTTCGGTTTCAGTTTCGTCCAGGTCACGTTTGATGACGACGTCGATTTCTACTGGGCCCGCTCTCGTGTCGTAGAGCAACTAACGACCGTCACGGGGTCACTGCCGGAAGGGGTTGTGCCTGCACTCGCTCCCGACGCCACCGCGCTGGGACAGATTTACTACTACGTTCTCGAACCTCCAGCCGACATGGACCTCGCAGAACTCCGCTCGAAGCAGGATTTCTTTATCAAGTATGCCTTGCAGTCAGTGGATGGCGTCGCCGAAGTCGCCTCCATCGGTGGTTATGTGAAACAATACCAGGTCGAAGTCGATCCGGATGAACTGCGTTATCACAACATTCCACTCAGCCAGGTGATCGAATCCGTCAAGGCTTCTAATATCGATGTCGGAGCCAAGACCGTCGAAACCAGCGGCATGGAATTCATCGTTCGCGGAAAAGGGTTTATCGGAGCCGACAAAACCGAACAGGAAACCATTGAGCAGATCAATAATACCGTGATCACGACGACCAGGGGCGTGCCGATTCGGGTCAGCGATGTGGCTCAGGTCCAGACTGGCCCTGCCTTCCGCCGTGGTGCCCTCGATTTGAACGGACAGGAAGCGGTGGGCGGCGTGGTCGTGATGCGCTATGGTGAAAATCCTCGTAAAGTCATTGAGCGGGTTCAGGCAAAAATCGCCTCGCTCGAATCGGAACTGGGAGGGATCAAGATTCAGGGTATCTATGATCGAAGCCAGTTGATAGATGAGACGGTATCCACACTCACCGAAGCGCTGCTTCAGGAAACGGTGATCACAATTGTCGTCATGGTCCTGTTTCTGTTACACGTTCGTGCCAGCATCATTATCGCCATCACACTACCGATGGCCGTGTTGATGTCCTTCATCGCCATGAAAATGTTCGGTGTCGATGCCAATATCATGTCGCTAGCCGGGATTGCGATTGCGATCGGTACCATGGTCGACATGGGAATTATCATTCTGGAAAACATATACGGCAGCCTGGCGGACTGGGAAGCCGAGGGAGCGCCAGGTGGTCCACAACAACGTCTGGCCGTCATTCGCGAATCAGCAGCGGAAGTGATTCCGGCCGTCATTACCGCGGTCAGTACCACGATTATCAGTTTCCTCCCGGTCTTTTTCCTGACGGGCCGCGATCACAGACTGTTTACACCCCTGGCCTGGACCAAATCGTTTGCCCTGATTTCCAGCCTGATTGTCGCCGTGGTGATTCTGCCGATGCTCTGTCGGATTTTCCTGCGCAGTACTCGGATTTCCCGCTGGGTACAACTGGCGGGCGCAGCCGGAGTGGCCTGCCTGACCTCCAGCCTCTGCTGGTTTGTCTGGGGAGACTACATCGCCGATGGATCCACGCTAACCCTGTTTGCTGCAACTCTCTTTGCTGCGGTCGCTGGTTTTCTACTGGGCTGGTGGGTCACCAGCGAAAAGATTCGCTCCATGGAAGAGAATCCCGCCAGTCGTTTCGTCCGGTTTCTTTACGCGGGCCGACTGAAGCTGGCCTTGCAGCATAAGCTGTTAATGCTCTCCCTGCCCGCAGCCATCGTCGTTCTCGGCGCCGGGGCCTGGGTCGGTCTACCAACCGTCTTAAGACCGGTTGAAAAAGTTGTCGAACTGCTTGGAGCGGATCTGAATCAGGTTCCCGGATACGTCGATGTCAAACATGTTTTCACAGGGCTCAAGTCAGACGACTGGATCGCCCTGGATGAAGGGAGCTGGTTTTACATGCCCAGTCTCTATCCGGCAGCCAGCTTCTCGCAGACCATGGAGATCTTGCAGGCCCAGGATACGCTGATCAAAGGGATTCCGGAAGTCGAGCATGTACTGGGTAAAATCGGTCGCGTGGAATCGGCACTCGACCCTGCCCCTGCAGCCATGGTCGAAACCTATGTGATGCTCAAGCCTCGCTCCACATGGCGGGAAGGGATGACCCCGCGCAAGATCTGGGATGAAATCAACCAGGTCGCCACTCTTCCCGGTGTCACGCCCGCTTCTCCTTTGCAGCCCATCGAGGGACGCGTAGTCATGTTGCAGAGCGGGATCAAGGCCTCCATGGCGATCCGGGTTTATGGTGATGATCTGGAAGGTCTCTCCCAGGCTTCCCTGGCTGTCGCAAAACACCTGAAACAGAACCGCTTTGTGAATGCGGGGACCGTCAATCCCGATATTGTGATGGGCAAACCTTACTATGAGTTCGAAGTCGATCGCGAAGAAGCCGCCCGCTACGGCATGACCACCACCATGGTGAATCAGATCGTCTCAGCCGGTCTGGGCGGACTCGATGTCACCACGACCGTGGAAGGTCGCGAACGCTACCCGATTCAGGTTCGCTTTGAACGCAGTGTCCGCAAAGATCTGAAGGACCTGCAGAAGGTATCGGTCGTTACCAGCGCTGGTGATATCGTGCCCCTCGAACGACTGGCGGATGTCACCACTACCTGGGGACCGGGGGCGATCAACAGTGAAGATGCCCGACTCGTGGCGCACGTCGCGTTTTCGCCTTCAGGCGTTTCGGGTGATCTGGAAACTGTAGAACAGGTGATGGCAGATTTGCGTACCGCTCGTGAGTCTGGAGCACTCACATTCCCCGCTGGAAACTTTGAACTGCAGGCCGTGGGCTCTTTTCAAAATCAGATCGAAGCGAACCGCAGACTGATGTGGATCATTCCCACGGTGCTGCTGGTGAACCTGCTGATTATTTATCTCGGCTTCCAGGACTTCGCCATCTCTACCATTGTCTTTTCCGGTATTCCCGTCGCTTTCGCCGGCGGGATGATTGCCGTTGCCTGGATGGGCGTGGATATGAATACCGCGGTCTGGGTTGGCTTCATCGCTCTGTTCGGTATCGCGGTCGACGATGGCGTGGTGATGGCCACTTATATTCAGCAGACACTGAAACGTCAGCCGGTGAATGACATCGTTGATCTGCGAGAAGCGATCTACACCGCCGGTCTCAAACGCATTCGCCCCTGTGTGATGACAACCCTGACCACGATTTTCGCCCTGCTGCCGGTACTGATGTCCGATGGACGAGGGGCAGACGTGGCCCGGGCCATGGCACTTCCGGTTCTGGGGGGAATGCTGGTCGAACCCTTCACCACATTTATCGTTCCAGCCATTTATTGTGCCTATCTCGAATTCAAGTTGAATGCGGGTCTGTCCGTTCAGGCCCAACACCAGAACCTGCCTCAAGTTGGATCACAGAATCCTCAATTTGATCCGGCTTTTAGCGGTCCCGCTTCCTGA
- the glnT gene encoding type III glutamate--ammonia ligase — MMSDREAIRSRMNTAGIEFLLAQFVDIHGSAKVKMVPYSGFDDMIDSGAGFAGAAVWGVGQGPSSHDMLARIDLATYTPLPWKENTARFAADLFVDGESYPFCPRTNLKRVLAEAKQKGYVFNVGMEPEHFLVTKNADGSLSPWNPDGVDSLAKPCYDFRSMAPAMDYLQELTTALNELGWGVYQTDHEDGNGQYEINFDYQDALTTADRITFFKMATSQIAKKYGAIATHMPKPFADRTGSGLHVHFHLADAETGACLFDDAADKRRLGCSELAYHFIGGVLKHAPALCAVTSPTVNCYKRLQLGSGLYSSRSGYTWTPAFVSYGDNNRTQMIRTAGPGHFEDRTVSAGCNPYLALAAYLAAGLDGIENQIDPGEPNLGNLYEKTPAEILEQGIRILPQSLWEAIQELRQDTVIQGALGVIADEFIELKTQEWETYDRQVTQWEIDEYLTFF, encoded by the coding sequence ATGATGAGTGACCGTGAAGCAATCCGGAGCCGCATGAACACCGCCGGGATCGAATTTCTGCTCGCTCAGTTCGTCGATATTCACGGCTCGGCCAAAGTAAAGATGGTCCCCTATTCCGGTTTCGATGACATGATCGACTCGGGTGCCGGCTTCGCAGGTGCTGCGGTCTGGGGCGTGGGACAGGGGCCGAGTTCGCATGACATGCTGGCTCGAATTGATCTCGCCACCTACACGCCGCTCCCCTGGAAAGAGAACACGGCCCGCTTCGCTGCGGACCTGTTCGTGGATGGGGAGTCGTATCCTTTTTGCCCGCGGACCAACCTGAAACGGGTCCTCGCGGAAGCAAAACAGAAAGGGTATGTGTTCAATGTGGGGATGGAGCCGGAACACTTCCTGGTGACAAAGAACGCGGATGGCAGCCTGTCACCCTGGAACCCGGACGGTGTGGATTCGCTGGCCAAACCCTGTTACGACTTCCGCTCGATGGCACCGGCGATGGATTATCTGCAGGAGCTGACCACGGCGTTGAATGAGCTGGGCTGGGGCGTGTATCAGACCGACCATGAAGATGGCAATGGTCAGTACGAGATCAATTTCGATTACCAGGATGCGCTGACTACTGCGGATCGGATCACCTTTTTCAAAATGGCGACGTCACAGATTGCCAAAAAATATGGTGCCATCGCTACGCACATGCCCAAACCGTTTGCGGATCGGACGGGCAGCGGATTGCACGTTCACTTTCACCTCGCAGATGCGGAAACAGGGGCCTGCCTGTTTGATGACGCTGCCGACAAACGGAGACTGGGCTGTTCGGAACTGGCGTATCACTTCATTGGCGGTGTGCTCAAGCATGCGCCGGCCCTGTGTGCCGTCACGAGTCCGACTGTGAACTGCTATAAACGGCTGCAGCTTGGTTCCGGTCTCTATTCCAGCCGGAGCGGATACACGTGGACGCCGGCGTTTGTGTCGTATGGGGACAACAACCGCACGCAGATGATTCGGACCGCGGGGCCCGGGCATTTTGAAGACCGGACGGTCTCAGCGGGATGCAACCCTTATCTCGCGCTGGCGGCTTACCTCGCAGCGGGCCTGGACGGAATTGAAAACCAGATCGATCCCGGCGAACCGAATCTGGGCAATCTCTATGAAAAGACGCCTGCGGAAATTCTGGAGCAGGGAATCAGGATTCTGCCTCAGTCTTTATGGGAGGCGATTCAGGAACTCCGACAGGACACGGTCATTCAAGGAGCCCTGGGTGTGATCGCCGATGAGTTTATCGAACTGAAAACCCAGGAATGGGAAACCTATGATCGCCAGGTAACGCAGTGGGAGATTGATGAGTACCTGACGTTTTTCTGA
- a CDS encoding cation diffusion facilitator family transporter translates to MTQATEHEPAGEDHAGHSHGLTHADSLRGVSSSRLIWAIVLNQLLTVGQVVAGIYSGSVALLSDAAHNFNDANALLIAYIARRISQKEANERFTFGYRRAEMIGALINLTLLAIVGLYLVYEGISRFFEPEHVMGSVMAYTAILALVVDVGSALLLWSMSKGSLNVRAAFFHNIVDALGSIAVLVGAAAIIWFGWNWVDPLITVLISGYILWEVYKMLPQAMRMLMEGTPADFDIPALVERVEAHADIEEIHHLHLWELDEEHTALEAHVVIRKQNAEKMETIKQQIKELLVHEFQIEHSTLEFEFADAAENQCHDTRVIPEH, encoded by the coding sequence ATGACTCAAGCAACAGAACACGAACCTGCCGGCGAGGATCACGCAGGTCACTCACATGGCCTGACCCATGCGGATTCCCTACGGGGTGTGAGCAGTTCGCGGCTGATCTGGGCGATCGTCCTGAATCAATTGCTGACAGTCGGGCAGGTGGTCGCGGGAATTTATTCGGGCAGCGTGGCGCTGCTGTCTGATGCCGCACACAATTTCAATGATGCGAACGCACTGTTGATTGCCTACATTGCGCGACGGATTTCTCAAAAGGAAGCCAACGAACGGTTCACCTTTGGTTATCGACGGGCCGAGATGATTGGTGCTTTGATCAACCTGACGCTGCTGGCAATCGTAGGTCTGTACCTGGTTTATGAAGGGATTTCCCGGTTTTTCGAACCCGAGCACGTGATGGGTTCGGTGATGGCTTATACCGCGATTCTGGCCCTGGTGGTCGACGTTGGGTCGGCTCTGTTGTTGTGGTCGATGAGCAAAGGTTCTTTAAATGTCCGGGCCGCGTTTTTTCATAACATTGTTGATGCGTTGGGCAGTATCGCGGTTCTGGTGGGTGCAGCGGCGATTATCTGGTTCGGCTGGAACTGGGTCGATCCGCTGATTACGGTGCTGATCTCGGGTTATATTCTCTGGGAGGTCTATAAGATGCTCCCGCAGGCGATGCGGATGCTGATGGAAGGAACCCCCGCTGACTTCGATATTCCAGCCCTTGTCGAACGCGTCGAAGCGCATGCCGACATCGAAGAGATCCACCATCTGCACCTGTGGGAACTGGACGAAGAGCACACAGCGCTGGAGGCACATGTAGTCATCCGGAAACAGAATGCAGAGAAAATGGAGACGATCAAGCAGCAGATCAAGGAGTTGCTGGTACACGAATTTCAGATTGAGCACTCGACACTGGAATTCGAATTCGCTGACGCAGCAGAAAACCAGTGCCATGATACGCGGGTGATTCCCGAGCATTGA